A single window of Leishmania infantum JPCM5 genome chromosome 35 DNA harbors:
- a CDS encoding putative ATP-dependent DEAD-box RNA helicase translates to MSDSNWKAQLNAPQKSTRKKTEDVESRRNVNFEEYALRRELQMGIFEKGFEKPSPVQEEAIPVALQGKDVLARAKNGTGKTASFVIPVLEKVDTRESYVQALLMVPTRELALQTAQVTKELGKHIPGLEVMVTTGGTTLRDDILRLTSKVHILVATPGRVLDLASKKAVDLSHCHILVLDEADKLLSQEFMEIIDDLYTYLPSQLQSMLFSATFPVTVKTFAERHLHNPYEINLMDELTLKGVTQYYAFVEERQKIHCLNTLFNKLQINQSIIFCNSVNRVELLAKKITQLGYSCYYIHARMQQQHRNRVFHDFREGHCRNLVCSDLITRGIDIQAVNVVINFDFPKYSETYLHRIGRSGRFGHLGVAINFVTYDDRYNVYRIEQELDTEIKPIPAEIDPELYAA, encoded by the coding sequence ATGTCCGACTCGAACTGGAAGGCTCAGCTGAACGCGCCGCAGAAGAGCACGCGGAAAAAGACGGAGGATGTGGAGTCTCGCCGTAACGTCAACTTCGAGGAGTACGCCCTGCGCCGCGAGCTGCAGATGGGCATCTTCGAGAAGGGCTTCGAGAAGCCAAGCCCTGTGCAGGAGGAAGCCATTCCTGTCGCGCTTCAGGGCAAGGACGTGCTTGCCCGTGCCAAGAACGGTACTGGCAAGACAGCCTCATTCGTGATCCCAGTGCTCGAGAAGGTCGACACCCGCGAGTCGTATGTCCAGGCTCTCCTGATGGTGCCCACCCGTGAGCTGGCCCTGCAGACAGCGCAGGTGACAAAGGAGCTGGGCAAGCACATCCCCGGCCTGGAGGTGATGGTGACCACCGGTGGTACGACGCTGCGCGATGATATTCTTCGCCTGACAAGCAAGGTGCACATTCTGGTGGCGACTCCCGGCCGTGTGCTTGACCTGGCGAGCAAGAAGGCAGTTGACCTTTCTCACTGCCACATCCTGGTGCTGGACGAGGCCGACAAGCTGCTCTCCCAGGAGTTCATGGAGATCATCGACGACCTGTACACTTACCTCCCTTCTCAGCTGCAGTCCATGCTCTTCTCTGCCACGTTCCCGGTGACGGTGAAGACGTTCGCGGAGCGCCACCTGCACAACCCCTACGAGATCAACCTGATGGACGAGCTGACCTTGAAGGGTGTAACGCAGTACTATGCTTTCGTCGAGGAGCGCCAGAAGATCCACTGCCTCAACACGCTCTTCAACAAGCTGCAAATCAACCAGTCTATCATCTTCTGTAATAGCGTCAACCGCGTGGAGCTACTCGCGAAGAAGATTACTCAGCTCGGCTATAGCTGCTACTACATCCACGCTcgcatgcagcagcagcaccgtaaTCGCGTCTTCCACGACTTCCGCGAGGGCCACTGCCGTAACCTCGTCTGCTCCGATCTCATCACCCGTGGTATCGATATTCAGGCCGTGAACGTCGTCATCAACTTCGACTTCCCCAAGTACTCCGAAACGTACCTGCACCGCATCGGCCGCTCCGGTCGCTTCGGTCATCTCGGTGTCGCCATCAACTTTGTGACGTACGATGACCGCTATAATGTCTACCGCATCGAGCAGGAGCTGGACACAGAGATCAAGCCGATCCCGGCTGAGATCGACCCCGAGTTGTACGCAGCATAA